The Juglans microcarpa x Juglans regia isolate MS1-56 chromosome 2S, Jm3101_v1.0, whole genome shotgun sequence genome has a window encoding:
- the LOC121253580 gene encoding glutathione S-transferase T3-like: protein MGSPSEEDPFFTTLLQSGGEGCTPTYEQYSSVMIQTTPLHGEKRPPPKKVQRGASFTVEEDNLLVSGWLNISIDAIRGTDQKSTQMWDRISEFYHEYKKPNTANRSIGSLINRWSMIQKCTNKFCAFLAQVESLHPSGATEHDKIEKAKIMYKEIEKGNFTVEHCWCQLRHQPKWQQHMNNLNTRRKPPDKRPANEQSFEVPDDVVEENVERPPGKKLEKDNLRKRKAQEACDVDFNSALEKMTADRRLFMGERRAWVTKADEVKGAQLELDKRKFEAEIMSKDLSNMTVMQQAYFLNIQKKIYEDSLNNSEGTFDTSPSIPHGGV, encoded by the exons ATGGGCAGTCCATCTGAGGAGGATCCCTTCTTCACCACTCTCTTACAAAGTGGAGGAGAAGGTTGCACTCCAACCTATGAGCAATATTCTAGTGTTATGATCCAAACAACTCCTCTTCACGGTGAAAAGAGGCCTCCTCCAAAAAAAGTTCAGAGAGGTGCATCTTTCACTGTTGAGGAGGATAACTTACTTGTATCCGGTTGGCTCAACATTAGCATTGATGCCATACGGGGTACCGATCAAAAATCCACACAAATGTGGGACAGAATTTCTGAGTTTTATCACGagtataaaaaaccaaatactgCAAATCGTTCGATAGGGTCATTGATCAATCGTTGGTCCATGATCCAGAAATGCACAAACAAGTTTTGTGCATTTCTAGCGCAAGTAGAATCATTGCACCCAAGTGGTGCAACCGAGCACGACAAG ATTGAAAAAGCTAAAATAATGTACAAAGAGATAGAGAAGGGGAATTTCACAGTGGAGCATTGTTGGTGTCAATTGAGACACCAACCCAAATGGCAGCAACACATGAACAATCTGAATACAAGGAGAAAACCACCCGATAAACGTCCAGCCAATGAGCAGTCTTTTGAAGTTCCCGATGACGTTGTGGAGGAGAATGTTGAGAGGCCTCCAGGcaaaaaacttgagaaagataACTTAAGGAAGCGGAAGGCTCAGGAAGCATGTGATGTTGACTTCAACAGTGCGCTAGAAAAAATGACCGCTGATAGGCGACTGTTCATGGGAGAGAGGAGAGCATGGGTGACGAAGGCTGATGAAGTGAAGGGTGCACAACTAGAACTTGATAAGAGGAAGTTCGAGGCGGAGATCATGAGTAAGGATCTTTCTAATATGACCGTCATGCAACAAGCCTATTTCCTGAATATtcagaagaaaatttatgagGACTCTTTAAATAATTCCGAAGGTACATTCGACACATCTCCATCCATACCTCATGGAGGTGTGTAA